In Corynebacterium nuruki S6-4, the following proteins share a genomic window:
- a CDS encoding GtrA family protein, translated as MRILRQFIKFGMVGASGFVVNQAVMVLANKLTQWLWGFDQYSPFVNLFGSAFHVRWYHVFSILAFIVANIWNFFLNRRYTFRMKHGTPWFRPMLSFMLVGAFGLLITLLVSTALVNDDSPIALSHSIWDDSTGLRTRAYWGNFIGVIVAIPANFLFNKLWTFRSHGHGGHGGHGKGEVRVTHVG; from the coding sequence GCCAGTTCATCAAGTTCGGCATGGTCGGCGCCTCCGGGTTCGTCGTCAACCAGGCCGTGATGGTGCTGGCGAACAAGCTCACCCAGTGGCTGTGGGGCTTCGACCAGTACTCGCCGTTCGTCAACCTCTTCGGGTCGGCGTTCCACGTGCGCTGGTACCACGTGTTCAGCATCCTGGCGTTCATCGTCGCCAACATCTGGAACTTCTTCCTCAACCGGCGCTACACGTTCCGCATGAAGCACGGCACCCCGTGGTTCCGGCCGATGCTGAGCTTCATGCTCGTCGGGGCTTTCGGCCTGCTCATCACCCTGCTGGTCTCCACCGCACTGGTCAACGACGATTCGCCGATCGCCCTGTCGCACAGCATCTGGGACGATTCGACGGGCCTGCGGACGCGCGCCTACTGGGGCAACTTCATCGGCGTGATCGTCGCCATCCCCGCGAACTTCCTGTTCAACAAGCTGTGGACGTTCCGGTCGCACGGCCACGGCGGGCATGGCGGGCACGGTAAGGGCGAGGTGCGGGTGACGCATGTCGGCTGA
- a CDS encoding GtrA family protein, which yields MSAEGVIVRVPLATQLFRFICTGVVGAVVDFGSTYLLSLAGLSHGGSKTVGFVLGTLTAYLINRRWTFQAAPSTKRFLVTMCSYLLTYLVQVSLFLVCIPWLEDHDFSDFWTQAISFVIAQGTATVLNFAIQRWVIFRVL from the coding sequence ATGTCGGCTGAGGGCGTCATCGTGCGGGTGCCGTTGGCGACCCAGCTGTTCCGGTTCATCTGCACCGGTGTGGTGGGGGCCGTCGTCGACTTCGGGTCGACCTACCTGCTGTCGCTGGCGGGCCTGTCACACGGCGGATCGAAGACCGTCGGCTTCGTCCTGGGGACGCTGACCGCCTACCTCATCAACCGGCGGTGGACCTTCCAGGCCGCGCCGTCGACGAAGCGTTTCCTCGTCACCATGTGCTCCTACCTGCTGACATACCTGGTGCAGGTCAGCCTGTTCCTGGTGTGCATCCCGTGGCTGGAGGACCACGACTTCTCCGACTTCTGGACGCAGGCGATCAGTTTCGTCATCGCGCAGGGGACGGCGACGGTGCTGAACTTCGCCATCCAGCGGTGGGTCATCTTCCGGGTGCTGTAG
- a CDS encoding glycosyltransferase family 2 protein has protein sequence MSDASPASPVSTALLDRTGTTAAVIVTHNRVELLQGSLGVVCSQTHPVDKVIVVDNGADDAVRELVEQTAGDRAVYVPSKTNLGGAGGFALGFLTALSLGMDAVWCADDDGRPADEQVLETLYRVAEANGLAEVSPVVCNIDEPGRLAFPLRQGVVWHRYLSELEGDFLPGIASLFNGALISAAAMEVIGVPDYRLFIRGDEVEYHRRLVRSGLPFGTCLTTAYLHPDGSDEFRPILGGKMHTQYPDSAFKRYFTYRNRGFLMNQPGMRRLLPQEYARFGWYFLVQQKDPKGFLEWLRLLRQGQQEKFYRP, from the coding sequence ATGTCAGACGCCAGCCCAGCCAGCCCAGTCAGCACCGCCCTCCTCGACCGCACCGGCACCACCGCCGCGGTCATCGTCACCCACAACCGGGTCGAGCTGCTGCAGGGCTCCCTCGGCGTGGTCTGTTCCCAGACCCACCCGGTGGACAAGGTGATCGTGGTCGACAACGGTGCCGATGACGCGGTGCGCGAGCTCGTCGAGCAGACCGCCGGCGACCGGGCCGTCTACGTCCCGTCGAAGACCAACCTCGGTGGCGCGGGCGGCTTCGCCCTCGGTTTCCTCACCGCCCTGTCCCTGGGGATGGACGCCGTGTGGTGCGCCGACGACGACGGCCGCCCCGCCGATGAGCAGGTGCTGGAGACGCTGTACCGGGTGGCTGAGGCGAACGGGCTCGCCGAGGTCTCCCCGGTCGTCTGCAACATCGACGAACCCGGCCGGCTGGCCTTCCCGCTGCGTCAGGGTGTGGTGTGGCACCGCTACCTGTCGGAACTGGAGGGTGACTTCCTGCCCGGCATCGCCAGCCTGTTCAACGGGGCGCTGATCAGCGCGGCGGCGATGGAGGTCATCGGTGTGCCGGACTACCGGCTGTTCATCCGTGGCGACGAGGTGGAGTACCACCGTCGCCTGGTGCGGTCCGGCCTGCCGTTCGGCACCTGCCTGACGACCGCCTACCTGCACCCGGACGGCTCCGACGAGTTCCGGCCGATCCTCGGCGGGAAGATGCACACCCAGTACCCCGACAGCGCGTTCAAGCGCTACTTCACCTACCGCAACCGGGGGTTCCTCATGAACCAGCCGGGGATGCGGCGGCTGCTGCCCCAGGAGTACGCCCGCTTCGGCTGGTACTTCCTGGTGCAGCAGAAGGACCCGAAGGGGTTCCTGGAGTGGCTGCGGCTGCTGCGGCAGGGGCAGCAGGAGAAGTTCTACCGGCCGTAG
- a CDS encoding SAM-dependent methyltransferase has product MTQKTAEQQVLYPAVPTGRYARVAARVAEGIVRRAARLTGITVGTAADRPDADLVLIRPRDFYTRLGVGGLTGFGESYVAGDWESADLAGTLTALCRKMASLVPGWMQTFRGFYNARRPASQKNTVSGAKRNISAHYDLSNDFFATFLDPGLSYSSALFGGHPERTLAEAQDAKVERALDRAGVGEGSRVLEIGTGWGELALHAARRGAQVRSVTLSTEQADLARRRIADEGFSDLVDVDLCDYRETTGTYDAVVSIEMIEAVGAEYWDSYMQVVHDRLAPGGRAVIQAITMDHQRMLATSDAATWITTYVFPGGVIPSVTALNEAAQRAGLHLGMRFSFGEDYAETLRRWDVAFRDAAASGAVEELHDGATGAVFDPAFQRLWHFYLCYCEAGFAAHYIDVGQLEYVR; this is encoded by the coding sequence ATGACCCAGAAGACCGCTGAACAGCAGGTTCTCTACCCAGCGGTGCCGACCGGGAGGTATGCGCGGGTGGCGGCCCGGGTCGCGGAGGGGATCGTCCGGCGGGCGGCACGGCTCACCGGGATCACGGTGGGGACCGCGGCGGACCGGCCGGACGCCGATCTCGTCCTCATCCGGCCACGGGACTTCTACACCCGGCTGGGCGTCGGCGGGCTCACCGGTTTCGGCGAATCCTATGTCGCCGGCGACTGGGAGTCCGCCGACCTCGCCGGCACGCTGACCGCCCTGTGCCGGAAGATGGCGTCGCTGGTCCCGGGATGGATGCAGACCTTCCGCGGGTTCTATAACGCGCGGCGTCCCGCATCACAGAAGAACACCGTCAGCGGGGCGAAGCGCAACATCAGCGCCCACTACGACCTGTCCAACGACTTCTTCGCGACGTTCCTCGACCCCGGGCTGAGCTACTCCTCGGCCCTGTTCGGCGGGCATCCGGAGCGCACCCTCGCCGAGGCGCAGGACGCCAAGGTCGAGCGCGCCCTCGACCGGGCGGGCGTGGGGGAGGGCAGCCGGGTCCTCGAGATCGGTACCGGCTGGGGCGAGCTCGCGCTGCACGCCGCCCGCCGGGGTGCGCAGGTCCGGTCGGTGACGTTGTCGACCGAGCAGGCGGACCTCGCCCGGCGGCGCATCGCCGACGAGGGGTTCTCCGACCTGGTCGACGTCGACCTCTGCGACTACCGGGAGACCACCGGGACCTATGACGCGGTGGTCTCCATCGAGATGATCGAGGCCGTCGGCGCGGAGTACTGGGACAGCTACATGCAGGTCGTGCACGACCGGCTGGCACCGGGCGGGCGGGCGGTGATCCAGGCGATCACCATGGACCACCAGCGCATGCTCGCCACTTCGGACGCCGCCACGTGGATCACCACCTATGTCTTCCCCGGCGGGGTGATCCCCTCGGTGACGGCGTTGAATGAGGCGGCGCAGCGGGCGGGGCTGCACCTGGGCATGCGGTTCAGCTTCGGGGAGGATTACGCGGAGACGCTGCGGCGCTGGGATGTCGCTTTCCGGGACGCCGCGGCGTCCGGTGCGGTGGAGGAGCTGCACGACGGGGCGACCGGGGCGGTGTTCGACCCGGCGTTCCAGCGGCTGTGGCACTTCTACCTGTGCTACTGCGAGGCCGGCTTCGCTGCGCACTACATCGACGTGGGGCAGCTGGAGTACGTGCGGTAG
- a CDS encoding GNAT family N-acetyltransferase: protein MRTATAADIPAVRDLERRAGEPFRAIGLPTIADDEPPAVADLVAAVDRGRITVIDGTGAGEPDLVAWLWLSEADGDLLIEQVSVDPSCRGRRLGTGLIGHAVDLARAAGRPGVGLTTFRTVPWNAPLYRRLGFSELTDDELGPDLRRIRDAERAAGLDVAPRVAMRRTV from the coding sequence GTGCGCACCGCCACCGCGGCCGACATCCCGGCCGTCCGCGACCTGGAACGCCGGGCCGGTGAACCGTTCCGGGCGATCGGGCTGCCCACCATCGCCGACGACGAACCGCCCGCCGTCGCCGATCTCGTCGCGGCGGTCGACCGGGGCCGCATCACCGTCATCGACGGCACCGGCGCCGGAGAGCCCGACCTGGTCGCCTGGCTGTGGCTGTCGGAGGCCGACGGTGACCTCCTCATCGAACAGGTCTCGGTGGACCCGTCCTGCCGCGGCAGGCGCCTCGGCACCGGCCTCATCGGACACGCCGTGGACCTCGCCCGTGCCGCAGGACGCCCTGGCGTGGGTCTCACGACGTTCCGTACCGTGCCGTGGAATGCGCCGCTGTACCGGCGGCTCGGGTTCTCCGAGCTGACCGACGACGAGCTGGGCCCCGACCTGCGCCGGATCCGGGATGCCGAGCGCGCGGCGGGGCTGGACGTCGCCCCGCGGGTCGCGATGCGGCGGACAGTCTGA
- a CDS encoding ABC transporter permease: MALSPEFERFVTTPEGTVPPPSTSQTFGAAWDDLKRGFAQRELWLALGWQDIKQRYRRSVLGPLWITIATGVMATALGLLYSLLFNIDIKTFLPHVAVGLILWGFIAGCINEGSQVFIANEGLIKQLPSALSVHVYRLVWKQFLFLLHNLVIWLVLLAIFRIPVGWEVILAVPGLALLVANGVWVTMFFGIIATRFRDVAPLLESLVQLLFYMTPIVWMDSTLKDRVGDLGNKAYLAELNPLYHYMAVVRGPMINEPVALRSWIIVVVLTVLGTLFAMIFMRQWRARVSYWV; this comes from the coding sequence ATCGCCCTGTCCCCGGAATTCGAACGTTTCGTCACGACGCCGGAGGGGACAGTCCCCCCGCCGTCGACGTCACAGACCTTCGGCGCCGCATGGGACGACCTCAAGCGGGGCTTCGCCCAGCGCGAACTGTGGCTCGCCCTCGGCTGGCAGGACATCAAGCAGCGCTACCGCCGCTCCGTCCTGGGGCCGCTGTGGATCACCATCGCCACCGGCGTGATGGCCACCGCCCTCGGCCTGCTGTACTCCCTGCTGTTCAACATCGACATCAAGACGTTCCTGCCGCACGTCGCCGTCGGCCTGATCCTCTGGGGATTCATCGCCGGCTGCATCAACGAGGGCTCGCAGGTCTTCATCGCCAACGAGGGCCTGATCAAACAGCTCCCCAGTGCGTTGAGCGTCCACGTCTACCGGCTGGTGTGGAAACAGTTCCTGTTCCTGCTGCACAACCTGGTGATCTGGCTGGTCCTGCTGGCGATCTTCCGCATCCCCGTCGGCTGGGAGGTCATCCTCGCCGTCCCGGGCCTGGCCCTGCTCGTCGCCAACGGCGTGTGGGTGACCATGTTCTTCGGCATCATCGCGACCCGGTTCCGCGACGTCGCCCCACTGCTCGAATCCCTGGTGCAGCTGCTGTTCTACATGACCCCGATCGTGTGGATGGACTCCACGCTGAAGGACCGGGTCGGCGACCTCGGCAACAAGGCCTACCTCGCCGAGCTGAACCCGCTGTACCACTACATGGCCGTCGTGCGCGGCCCCATGATCAACGAACCCGTCGCCCTGCGCTCCTGGATCATCGTCGTGGTCCTCACCGTGCTCGGCACCCTGTTCGCCATGATCTTCATGCGGCAGTGGCGCGCCCGCGTCAGTTACTGGGTTTAA
- a CDS encoding aminotransferase class V-fold PLP-dependent enzyme, producing the protein MFDAARARGLYVSLSDGWTYLNAGHRAQVPEKVSSAVSRAFRAAPLQANGVDGDEGTAVGLTRGDDYVAAARRAVADLVGSRPECVVLGPNRAALLSSLATVMPAKLRMGREVVLSRSDEPANIDPWVLAADLYGATVRWAEADLTAGTLPTWQYSDLIGWETSVVAVTAANAHLGTVTDVRRIADQLHAKSRGWLVVDATAVAPYRTIDMAAWGADVVVLDFAPLGGPEVGAMVVRDPAMLGELKLVEARTGRHSTPDPDALAARRLAALERGAVSPGLLGAVPATVDHLASLDEAATGTRRERLAVSLPGAEDYLLGLARHLVDGLQGLGGVHVIGADGEGYGSSFTGSDRVPRVSFLVPGLDAAFVGARLLDNGVVAQVVGLEDSALFDQMGVAEMGGAVCVALAPHNTRFDVDHLVRVIGGIV; encoded by the coding sequence GTGTTCGATGCTGCGAGGGCCCGGGGGCTCTACGTCTCATTGTCCGACGGGTGGACCTATCTGAATGCGGGGCACCGCGCCCAGGTGCCGGAGAAGGTGAGTTCCGCCGTCTCCCGCGCGTTCCGTGCCGCGCCGCTGCAGGCGAACGGGGTCGACGGGGACGAGGGGACCGCCGTCGGTCTGACCCGGGGGGACGACTATGTCGCCGCCGCCCGCCGCGCTGTCGCCGATCTCGTCGGCTCGCGGCCGGAGTGCGTGGTGCTCGGCCCCAACCGGGCGGCGCTGCTGAGCTCGCTGGCGACGGTCATGCCCGCGAAACTGCGGATGGGCCGGGAGGTCGTCCTGTCCCGCTCCGATGAGCCGGCGAACATCGACCCCTGGGTCCTGGCCGCCGACCTCTACGGGGCGACCGTCCGGTGGGCGGAGGCGGACCTCACCGCCGGGACGTTGCCGACGTGGCAGTACAGCGACCTCATCGGCTGGGAGACGTCGGTCGTCGCCGTCACCGCGGCGAATGCGCACCTCGGCACGGTCACCGACGTGCGCCGGATCGCCGACCAGCTGCACGCGAAATCGCGCGGTTGGCTCGTGGTGGACGCCACCGCGGTCGCCCCCTACCGGACGATCGACATGGCCGCCTGGGGTGCGGATGTCGTCGTGCTCGACTTCGCGCCGCTCGGCGGCCCGGAGGTCGGGGCGATGGTCGTGCGGGATCCCGCCATGCTCGGCGAACTCAAGCTCGTGGAGGCCCGGACGGGCCGGCACTCCACCCCGGATCCGGACGCCCTCGCCGCCCGCCGCCTCGCCGCCCTCGAACGCGGTGCGGTGAGCCCGGGACTGCTCGGTGCGGTGCCCGCCACCGTCGACCACCTCGCCTCCCTCGACGAGGCGGCGACGGGGACCCGCCGCGAGCGCCTCGCGGTCTCCCTGCCGGGTGCGGAGGACTACCTGCTGGGCCTGGCCCGGCACCTCGTCGACGGGCTGCAGGGTCTCGGTGGCGTGCACGTCATCGGCGCCGACGGGGAGGGCTACGGCTCGTCGTTCACCGGCTCCGACCGCGTGCCGCGCGTCAGTTTCCTCGTCCCCGGGCTGGACGCCGCGTTCGTCGGCGCCCGCCTGCTGGACAACGGTGTGGTCGCCCAGGTCGTGGGGCTGGAGGACAGCGCCCTGTTCGACCAGATGGGGGTCGCGGAGATGGGCGGCGCGGTGTGTGTCGCCCTGGCCCCGCACAACACCCGCTTCGATGTGGACCACCTGGTCCGCGTCATCGGCGGAATCGTGTAG
- a CDS encoding NAD(P)H-quinone oxidoreductase, translated as MKAIIQTDPTDPSALSWQDTPTPTPASGEVLVRVTAAGLNRADTLQAQGHYPPPAGVTDILGLEATGIIEDANGCVRPDGTPWQAGDEVGALLSGGGYAEFVTVPVGQLLPVPEGYSLLETASVIEVACTVWSNLMMTAHIDEGDTVLIHGGGGGVGLFAVQVATALGARVAVTAGSQEKLDVCAGYGADILINYHDEDFAEVMKEEGGADVILDIIGAKYLDRNVKSLAKDGHLVIIGMQGGVKGELNIGRLLNKRGNISATGLRYRDLDDKARIVTETVANVWPMLATGQVRHHVDRVLPVQDAAAAHRSLLAGEITGKAVLQVTEG; from the coding sequence ATGAAGGCGATCATCCAGACTGACCCCACCGACCCCTCCGCCCTGTCCTGGCAGGACACCCCCACCCCGACCCCGGCGTCCGGCGAGGTCCTGGTGCGCGTCACCGCCGCCGGGCTCAACCGGGCGGACACCCTCCAGGCCCAGGGCCACTACCCGCCGCCGGCGGGGGTCACCGACATCCTCGGACTGGAGGCCACCGGCATCATCGAGGACGCCAACGGCTGCGTCCGACCCGACGGCACCCCCTGGCAGGCCGGTGACGAGGTCGGGGCACTGCTGTCCGGCGGCGGCTACGCGGAATTCGTCACCGTCCCCGTCGGCCAGCTGCTGCCGGTCCCCGAGGGATACAGCCTCCTGGAGACCGCCAGTGTCATCGAGGTCGCCTGCACCGTCTGGTCGAACCTCATGATGACCGCCCACATCGACGAGGGCGACACGGTCCTCATCCACGGCGGCGGGGGCGGCGTGGGCCTCTTCGCCGTCCAGGTGGCCACCGCCCTGGGCGCCCGGGTAGCGGTCACCGCCGGCAGCCAGGAGAAACTCGACGTCTGTGCCGGCTACGGTGCCGACATCCTCATCAACTACCACGACGAGGACTTCGCCGAGGTCATGAAGGAGGAGGGTGGTGCGGACGTCATCCTCGACATCATCGGCGCCAAGTACCTCGACCGGAACGTGAAGTCACTGGCCAAGGACGGGCATCTCGTCATCATCGGCATGCAGGGCGGGGTGAAGGGCGAGCTCAACATCGGCCGGCTGCTCAACAAGCGGGGGAACATCTCGGCGACGGGCCTGCGCTACCGCGATCTCGATGACAAGGCCCGGATCGTCACCGAGACGGTCGCGAACGTGTGGCCGATGCTCGCCACCGGGCAGGTCCGCCACCACGTCGACCGGGTGCTTCCCGTGCAGGACGCCGCCGCCGCGCACCGGTCACTGCTCGCCGGGGAGATCACCGGCAAGGCGGTGCTGCAGGTCACCGAGGGGTGA
- a CDS encoding L,D-transpeptidase — translation MRSLLKYLTAAVGAVLALAFAPTAAAQALPELPQLPQLPPISVPQLPGLPDLPAPPAPPAPGDNATPAPAPAPDPVPAPAPAPAPAPAPDPAPAPAPCAVQAKACINLTNQTAWLQDGAGNIVRGPVPISSGKPGFETPVGTTQVTRKVIDEWSVPYNAPMPYSVYFSAGTTYPGDIGIAFHEGDPGVLSNGCIHLLHDDAVAFFDWLQPGDVVDVVA, via the coding sequence ATGAGATCGCTCCTGAAATACCTGACCGCAGCCGTCGGCGCCGTCCTCGCCCTCGCGTTCGCCCCGACCGCCGCCGCGCAGGCGCTGCCGGAACTGCCGCAGCTTCCGCAGTTGCCGCCGATCAGCGTGCCGCAGCTGCCCGGCCTGCCGGATCTCCCGGCGCCGCCGGCACCTCCGGCACCCGGTGACAATGCCACACCGGCACCGGCCCCTGCCCCTGACCCGGTGCCTGCGCCGGCTCCCGCACCGGCCCCGGCTCCGGCACCTGATCCCGCCCCCGCGCCGGCACCGTGTGCGGTCCAGGCGAAGGCGTGCATCAACCTCACCAACCAGACCGCCTGGCTGCAGGACGGCGCCGGGAACATCGTCCGCGGCCCGGTGCCGATCAGCTCCGGCAAGCCCGGCTTCGAGACCCCGGTCGGGACCACCCAGGTCACCCGCAAGGTGATCGACGAATGGTCGGTGCCCTACAACGCGCCGATGCCCTACTCGGTGTACTTCTCCGCCGGCACGACCTACCCCGGTGACATCGGCATCGCCTTCCACGAGGGCGACCCCGGCGTCCTGTCGAACGGCTGCATCCATCTCCTGCACGATGACGCAGTGGCCTTCTTCGACTGGCTGCAGCCCGGTGACGTCGTCGACGTCGTGGCCTGA